A genomic segment from Pseudomonas sp. S09G 359 encodes:
- the gyrA gene encoding DNA gyrase subunit A, producing MGELAKEILPVNIEDELKQSYLDYAMSVIVGRALPDARDGLKPVHRRVLFAMSELGNDWNKPYKKSARVVGDVIGKYHPHGDTAVYDTIVRMAQPFSLRYLLVDGQGNFGSVDGDNAAAMRYTEVRMTKLAHELLADLHKETVDWVPNYDGTEMIPAVMPTKIPNLLVNGSSGIAVGMATNIPPHNLGEVIDGCLALIDNPELTVDELMQYIPGPDFPTAAIINGRAGIIEAYRTGRGRIYMRARSMIEDIDKVGGRQQIVITELPYQLNKARLIEKIAELVKEKKLEGITELRDESDKDGMRVVIELRRGEVPEVILNNLYAQTQLQSVFGINVVALIDGRPRILNLKDLLEAFVRHRREVVTRRTVFELRKARERGHILEGQAVALSNIDPVIALIKASPTPSEAKEALISTPWESSAVVAMVERAGADSCRPETLDPQYGLREGKYFLSPEQAQAILELRLHRLTGLEHEKLLAEYQEILNQIGELIRILSSAVRLMEVIREELEVIRAEYGDVRRTEILDARLDLTLGDMIPEEERVVTISHGGYAKTQPLAAYQAQRRGGKGKSATGVKDEDYIAHLLVANSHTTLLLFSSKGKVYWLKTYEIPEASRAARGRPLVNLLPLDSDEYITTMLPVEEYTEGHFIFMATAKGTVKKTPLESFSRQRSVGLIALELDEGDVLISAAITDGEREVMLFSDGGKVTRFKESDVRAMGRTARGVRGMRLPEGQKLISMLIPEEGSQILTASARGYGKRTAISEFPEYKRGGQGVIAMVSNDRNGRLVGAVQVLDGEEIMLISDQGTLVRTRVAEVSSLGRNTQGVTLIKLAKDEKLVGLERVQEPSEVEGEELEGEEFEGEVIAAGDDNVDEPTLDAAADEEEPQE from the coding sequence CGTACAAGAAATCTGCCCGTGTTGTCGGTGACGTGATCGGTAAGTATCACCCTCACGGCGACACTGCGGTGTACGACACCATCGTTCGGATGGCCCAGCCGTTTTCCCTGCGCTACCTGCTGGTAGACGGCCAGGGTAACTTCGGTTCCGTGGACGGCGACAACGCCGCCGCCATGCGATACACCGAAGTGCGCATGACCAAGCTGGCGCACGAACTGCTGGCCGACTTGCACAAAGAAACCGTGGACTGGGTGCCGAACTACGACGGCACCGAAATGATCCCGGCGGTCATGCCGACCAAGATCCCCAACCTGTTGGTCAACGGCTCCAGTGGTATCGCCGTGGGCATGGCCACCAACATCCCGCCGCACAACCTCGGTGAAGTCATCGACGGTTGCCTGGCCCTTATCGACAACCCTGAGCTGACCGTCGATGAGCTGATGCAATACATCCCTGGTCCGGACTTCCCGACCGCCGCGATCATCAACGGTCGCGCCGGCATCATCGAAGCCTACCGCACCGGTCGTGGCCGCATTTACATGCGCGCCCGCTCGATGATCGAAGACATCGACAAGGTCGGTGGCCGCCAGCAGATCGTCATTACCGAACTGCCCTACCAGCTGAACAAGGCGCGTCTGATCGAGAAGATCGCCGAGCTGGTTAAAGAGAAGAAGCTCGAAGGTATCACCGAGCTGCGCGACGAGTCTGACAAAGACGGTATGCGCGTGGTGATCGAGCTGCGTCGTGGCGAAGTGCCTGAGGTTATCCTCAACAACCTTTACGCCCAGACCCAGCTGCAAAGCGTGTTTGGTATCAACGTTGTGGCACTGATCGACGGCCGCCCGCGTATCCTGAACCTCAAGGATCTGCTCGAAGCCTTCGTCCGTCACCGCCGCGAAGTAGTTACCCGCCGTACCGTGTTCGAACTGCGCAAGGCCCGCGAGCGCGGCCACATCCTGGAAGGCCAGGCCGTTGCGCTGTCGAACATCGACCCGGTGATCGCCCTGATCAAAGCCTCGCCAACCCCGTCGGAAGCCAAGGAAGCGCTGATCAGCACACCTTGGGAATCCAGCGCCGTGGTGGCCATGGTTGAACGCGCCGGCGCCGACTCGTGCCGTCCGGAGACCCTGGACCCGCAATACGGTCTGCGCGAAGGCAAGTACTTCCTGTCGCCGGAACAGGCTCAGGCCATTCTGGAACTGCGCCTGCACCGCCTCACCGGTCTGGAGCACGAGAAGCTGCTGGCCGAGTACCAGGAGATTCTCAACCAGATCGGCGAGTTGATCCGCATCCTCAGCAGCGCCGTGCGCCTGATGGAAGTGATCCGCGAAGAACTGGAAGTGATCCGCGCCGAATACGGCGACGTGCGTCGCACCGAAATCCTCGATGCTCGCCTCGACCTGACGCTGGGTGACATGATCCCGGAAGAAGAGCGCGTGGTGACCATCTCCCACGGCGGTTATGCCAAGACCCAGCCGTTGGCTGCGTACCAGGCCCAGCGTCGTGGCGGTAAAGGTAAGTCGGCTACTGGCGTGAAGGATGAGGACTACATCGCTCACCTGCTGGTCGCCAACAGCCACACCACGCTGCTGCTGTTCTCCAGCAAAGGCAAGGTGTACTGGCTCAAGACCTACGAAATCCCGGAAGCGTCCCGCGCCGCCCGTGGTCGCCCACTGGTCAACCTGTTGCCTCTGGACAGTGATGAATACATCACCACCATGCTGCCGGTAGAGGAATACACCGAAGGTCACTTCATCTTCATGGCCACCGCCAAAGGCACCGTGAAGAAGACCCCGCTGGAATCCTTCAGCCGTCAACGCAGCGTGGGCCTGATCGCCCTGGAACTGGACGAAGGCGACGTGTTGATTTCCGCGGCCATCACCGATGGCGAGCGTGAAGTCATGCTCTTCTCCGATGGCGGCAAGGTCACGCGCTTCAAGGAATCCGACGTTCGCGCCATGGGCCGTACCGCCCGCGGTGTGCGCGGCATGCGCCTGCCGGAAGGGCAGAAGCTGATTTCGATGCTGATCCCGGAAGAAGGCAGCCAGATCCTCACCGCTTCGGCGCGTGGTTACGGCAAACGTACCGCCATCAGCGAGTTCCCGGAGTACAAACGTGGCGGCCAGGGCGTAATCGCCATGGTCAGCAACGACCGCAACGGCCGTCTGGTCGGCGCGGTCCAGGTGCTCGACGGCGAGGAAATCATGCTGATTTCCGACCAGGGCACCCTGGTACGTACCCGTGTCGCTGAAGTGTCGAGCCTGGGTCGTAACACCCAGGGCGTGACGCTGATCAAGCTGGCCAAGGACGAAAAACTGGTGGGCCTGGAGCGTGTGCAGGAGCCGTCGGAAGTCGAAGGCGAAGAGCTGGAAGGCGAGGAATTTGAAGGCGAGGTGATCGCAGCAGGCGATGACAACGTCGACGAGCCAACCCTCGACGCTGCCGCAGACGAAGAAGAACCGCAGGAATAA
- the serC gene encoding 3-phosphoserine/phosphohydroxythreonine transaminase has protein sequence MSKRAYNFCAGPAALPEAVLQRAQGELLDWHGKGLSVMEMSHRSDEFVSIATKAEQDLRDLLGIPSNYKVLFLQGGASQQFAQIPLNLLPEDGTADYIDTGIWGQKAIEEASRYGHVNVAGTAKPYDYFAIPGQNEWNLSKDAAYVHYVANETIGGLEFDWVPEVGDVPLVCDMSSDILSRPIDVSKYGMIYAGAQKNIGPSGILVNIIREDLLGRARSLCPTMLNYKVAADNGSMYNTPPAFAWYLSGLVFEWLKEQGGVAAMGKLNEEKKRTLYDFIDASGLYSNPINLTDRSWMNVPFRLADDRLDKPFLAGADARGLLNLKGHRSVGGMRASIYNAVDIHAINALVAYMAEFEKEHG, from the coding sequence GTGAGCAAGAGAGCCTATAACTTCTGTGCCGGTCCCGCGGCGCTTCCTGAAGCAGTCCTGCAGCGTGCGCAGGGTGAACTCCTCGACTGGCATGGAAAAGGCCTCTCCGTGATGGAAATGAGCCATCGCAGCGATGAGTTCGTGTCCATTGCCACCAAGGCCGAGCAGGACCTGCGCGACTTGCTGGGCATCCCCTCCAACTACAAAGTGCTGTTCCTGCAAGGCGGCGCGAGCCAGCAGTTCGCCCAGATTCCGCTGAACCTGCTGCCGGAAGACGGCACGGCCGACTATATCGACACCGGTATCTGGGGTCAGAAGGCCATTGAAGAGGCTTCGCGTTACGGCCACGTAAATGTTGCCGGTACCGCCAAGCCCTACGACTACTTCGCTATCCCCGGTCAGAACGAGTGGAACCTGTCGAAGGACGCGGCCTATGTGCACTACGTCGCGAACGAAACCATCGGCGGCCTGGAATTCGACTGGGTGCCGGAAGTGGGCGACGTGCCACTGGTGTGCGACATGTCTTCGGACATCCTCTCGCGTCCGATCGACGTGTCCAAGTACGGCATGATCTACGCCGGTGCGCAGAAGAACATCGGCCCGAGCGGCATCCTGGTCAACATCATCCGTGAAGACCTGCTAGGTCGCGCCCGCTCGCTGTGCCCGACCATGCTCAACTACAAGGTCGCGGCCGATAACGGCTCGATGTACAACACTCCGCCGGCGTTCGCCTGGTACCTGTCGGGCCTGGTGTTCGAGTGGCTCAAGGAGCAGGGCGGCGTGGCTGCCATGGGCAAGCTCAACGAAGAGAAGAAGCGCACCCTGTACGACTTCATCGACGCCAGCGGCCTGTACAGCAACCCGATCAACCTCACCGACCGCTCGTGGATGAACGTGCCGTTCCGCCTGGCCGACGACCGCCTGGACAAGCCATTCCTGGCCGGTGCCGACGCGCGTGGCCTGCTGAACCTCAAGGGCCACCGCTCGGTGGGTGGCATGCGCGCCTCCATCTACAACGCTGTCGACATCCACGCGATCAACGCGCTGGTTGCCTACATGGCAGAGTTCGAAAAGGAACACGGCTAA
- the pheA gene encoding prephenate dehydratase, producing the protein MSEQELKALRVRIDSLDEKVLELISERARCAQEVARVKMASLAEGEVPVFYRPEREAQVLKRVMERNKGPLGNEEMARLFREIMSSCLALEQPLKVAYLGPEGTFTQAAAMKHFGHAVISKPMAAIDEVFREVAAGAVNFGVVPVENSTEGAVNHTLDSFLEHDMVICGEVELRIHHHLLVGENTKTDSISRIYSHAQSLAQCRKWLDAHYPNVERVAVSSNAEAAKRVKGEWNSAAIAGDMAAGLYGLTRLAEKIEDRPDNSTRFLMIGNQEVPPTGDDKTSIIVSMSNKPGALHELLVPFHDNGIDLTRIETRPSRSGKWTYVFFIDFVGHHRDPLVKGVLEQISQEAVALKVLGSYPKAVL; encoded by the coding sequence ATGTCTGAGCAAGAACTCAAGGCCCTGCGTGTACGCATTGACAGCCTGGACGAGAAAGTCCTGGAGCTGATCAGTGAGCGTGCGCGCTGCGCCCAGGAAGTGGCACGGGTGAAGATGGCGTCCCTGGCTGAAGGCGAAGTGCCGGTGTTCTACCGGCCGGAGCGTGAAGCCCAGGTGCTCAAGCGTGTGATGGAGCGCAACAAGGGCCCGTTGGGCAACGAGGAGATGGCGCGGTTGTTCCGTGAAATCATGTCTTCGTGCCTGGCGCTGGAGCAGCCGCTGAAAGTGGCGTACCTCGGTCCTGAAGGCACCTTCACTCAAGCGGCGGCGATGAAGCACTTCGGCCATGCGGTGATCAGCAAGCCGATGGCGGCGATCGACGAAGTGTTCCGTGAAGTGGCAGCCGGTGCGGTGAATTTTGGCGTGGTGCCGGTGGAAAACTCCACCGAAGGCGCGGTCAACCACACGCTGGACAGCTTCCTCGAGCACGACATGGTGATCTGCGGCGAAGTCGAGCTGCGTATCCACCACCACCTGCTGGTGGGCGAGAACACCAAGACCGACAGCATCAGCCGCATCTACTCCCACGCCCAGTCCCTGGCCCAATGCCGCAAGTGGCTGGACGCCCATTACCCGAATGTCGAGCGTGTGGCGGTGTCCAGCAACGCCGAGGCGGCCAAGCGGGTCAAGGGTGAGTGGAACTCGGCGGCCATCGCCGGTGACATGGCAGCAGGCCTGTACGGCCTGACGCGCCTGGCCGAGAAAATCGAGGACCGCCCGGACAACTCCACGCGCTTCCTGATGATCGGTAACCAGGAAGTGCCGCCGACCGGCGACGACAAGACCTCGATCATCGTCTCCATGAGCAACAAGCCCGGCGCGCTGCATGAGCTGCTGGTGCCGTTCCACGACAACGGGATTGACCTGACGCGTATCGAGACTCGTCCTTCGCGCAGCGGTAAATGGACTTACGTGTTCTTTATCGACTTCGTCGGCCACCACCGCGACCCGCTGGTCAAAGGTGTGCTCGAGCAAATCAGTCAGGAAGCCGTGGCACTCAAGGTGCTGGGCTCTTACCCGAAAGCGGTTTTGTGA
- the hisC gene encoding histidinol-phosphate transaminase: protein MSGNFLALAQPGVQQLSPYVPGKPVDELARELNLDPSNIVKLASNENPLGPSPKVLAAIREELAELTRYPDGNGFALKSLLAEKCRVELNQVTLGNGSNDILELVGRAYLAPGLNAVFSEHAFAVYPIVTQAVGADARVIPAKDWGHDLPAMLAAIDAQTRVVFIANPNNPTGTWFDAQALNEFLQDVPEHVLVVLDEAYIEYAEGSDLPDGLDFLEAYPNLLVSRTFSKAYGLASLRVGYGLSSAVVADVLNRVRQPFNVNSLALAAACAAVKDAEYLEQGRRINESGMLQLQAGFAELGLGWIPSKGNFICVDLGQVAAPVFQGLLREGVIVRPVANYGMPNHLRITIGLPAENARFLEALAKVLARG, encoded by the coding sequence ATGAGTGGCAACTTCCTCGCCCTGGCACAGCCGGGCGTGCAACAACTGTCGCCTTACGTTCCAGGCAAACCTGTGGACGAGCTGGCGCGTGAGTTGAATCTGGACCCGTCCAACATCGTCAAGCTGGCGAGCAACGAGAACCCGCTGGGCCCGAGCCCCAAAGTGCTGGCGGCGATTCGCGAAGAGCTGGCCGAGCTGACCCGTTATCCGGACGGCAACGGCTTTGCCCTCAAATCGCTGCTGGCCGAAAAGTGCCGGGTAGAGCTGAACCAGGTGACCCTCGGCAACGGCTCCAACGACATTCTTGAGCTGGTCGGCCGTGCCTACCTGGCGCCGGGCCTCAATGCGGTATTCAGCGAGCACGCGTTTGCGGTCTATCCGATCGTCACTCAGGCCGTTGGTGCTGACGCGCGCGTTATTCCGGCCAAGGACTGGGGGCATGACCTGCCGGCGATGCTGGCCGCCATCGACGCCCAGACCCGCGTAGTGTTCATCGCCAACCCGAACAACCCGACCGGCACCTGGTTCGATGCGCAGGCGCTGAATGAATTCCTGCAGGATGTGCCCGAGCACGTGCTGGTGGTGCTGGACGAGGCTTACATCGAGTACGCCGAGGGCAGCGACCTGCCGGACGGCCTGGACTTCCTGGAGGCCTACCCGAACCTGCTGGTGTCGCGCACCTTTTCCAAGGCCTATGGCCTGGCGTCGTTGCGCGTCGGTTATGGCCTGTCCAGCGCGGTCGTGGCCGACGTGCTGAACCGCGTGCGCCAGCCGTTCAACGTCAACAGCCTCGCCCTGGCGGCGGCCTGTGCAGCGGTGAAGGATGCCGAGTACCTGGAGCAAGGTCGCCGCATCAACGAAAGCGGCATGCTGCAATTGCAGGCAGGCTTTGCTGAGTTGGGGTTGGGCTGGATTCCGTCCAAGGGCAACTTCATCTGTGTCGACCTCGGCCAAGTGGCCGCGCCGGTCTTCCAGGGTCTGCTGCGCGAAGGTGTGATCGTGCGTCCGGTGGCCAATTACGGCATGCCGAACCACCTGCGTATCACCATCGGCCTGCCGGCGGAAAACGCCCGCTTCCTGGAGGCGCTGGCCAAGGTCCTGGCTCGTGGTTGA
- a CDS encoding bifunctional prephenate dehydrogenase/3-phosphoshikimate 1-carboxyvinyltransferase, giving the protein MIGRLVVVGLGLIGGSFAKGLRESGLCGEVVGVDLDPQSRKLAVELGVVDRCEADLALACQGADVIQLAVPILAMEKLLGILAGIDLGQAILTDVGSAKGNVVHAAQLAFGGMPARFVPGHPIAGSEQSGVEASNAQLFRRHKVILTPLAQTDPAALAVVDRLWRELGADVEHMQVERHDEVLAATSHLPHLLAFGLVDSLAKRNENLEIFRYAAGGFRDFTRIAGSDPVMWHDIFLANREAVLRTLDTFRSDLDALRDAVDAGDGHQLLGVFTRARVAREHFSKILARRAYMETAVNADELTFLANPGGRLSGRIRVPGDKSISHRSIMLGSLAEGVTEVEGFLEGEDALATLQAFRDMGVVIEGPHHGRVTIHGVGLHGLKAAPGPIYLGNSGTSMRLLSGLLAAQSFDSVLTGDASLSKRPMNRVAKPLREMGAVIETGPEGRPPLTIRGGQGLKGVAYSMPMASAQVKSCLLLAGLYAEGKTSVTEPAPTRDHTERMLRGFGYPVAVEGATASVESGHALTATHIEVPGDISSSAFFLVAASIAEGSELLLEHVGVNPTRTGVIDILRLMGADITLENPREVGGEPVADLRVRSAPLQGIDIPEALVPLAIDEFPVLFVAAACAQGRTVLRGAQELRVKESDRIQVMADGLQALGVKCEPTPDGIIIDGGLIGGGEVHAHGDHRIAMAFSVASLRTAAPIRIRDCANVATSFPNFLTLCAQVGIRVAQEAQL; this is encoded by the coding sequence ATGATCGGTCGCCTGGTGGTGGTCGGCCTGGGGTTGATCGGTGGCTCCTTCGCCAAAGGCCTGCGTGAAAGCGGGCTGTGTGGCGAAGTGGTCGGTGTGGACCTGGACCCGCAATCGCGCAAGCTGGCGGTTGAATTGGGCGTGGTGGATCGTTGTGAAGCCGACCTGGCGCTCGCGTGCCAGGGTGCGGATGTGATCCAGTTGGCCGTGCCGATCCTGGCCATGGAGAAGTTGCTGGGGATATTGGCCGGCATCGACCTGGGCCAGGCGATCCTCACGGACGTTGGCAGTGCCAAGGGCAATGTGGTGCACGCTGCGCAACTGGCCTTTGGCGGCATGCCGGCGCGCTTCGTGCCGGGCCATCCGATTGCCGGTTCCGAGCAGAGCGGGGTGGAGGCGTCCAATGCGCAACTGTTCCGTCGCCATAAAGTGATCCTTACGCCGCTTGCGCAAACCGACCCGGCAGCCTTGGCGGTGGTGGATCGCCTTTGGCGCGAGCTGGGCGCGGATGTGGAGCATATGCAGGTCGAGCGCCACGACGAAGTATTGGCGGCGACCAGCCATTTGCCGCATCTGCTGGCGTTTGGTCTGGTGGACTCGTTGGCCAAGCGCAACGAAAACCTCGAGATTTTCCGTTACGCCGCCGGTGGTTTCCGTGATTTCACCCGGATCGCCGGCAGCGATCCGGTGATGTGGCACGACATCTTCCTCGCCAATCGCGAAGCAGTGTTGCGCACCCTGGACACCTTTCGCAGTGACCTCGACGCCTTGCGTGACGCGGTCGATGCCGGAGATGGCCATCAATTATTGGGCGTGTTCACCCGTGCGCGGGTGGCGCGTGAGCATTTCAGCAAGATCCTGGCGCGCCGGGCCTACATGGAAACCGCTGTGAACGCCGATGAGCTGACCTTCCTCGCCAACCCCGGCGGCCGCTTGAGCGGGCGCATCCGGGTGCCGGGCGACAAGTCGATCTCCCATCGCTCGATCATGCTCGGTTCGCTGGCTGAAGGCGTGACGGAAGTCGAGGGCTTCCTTGAAGGCGAAGACGCCCTGGCCACCTTGCAGGCGTTTCGTGACATGGGCGTGGTGATTGAAGGGCCGCACCATGGGCGCGTGACCATCCATGGGGTGGGTTTGCATGGCCTGAAGGCCGCGCCGGGGCCGATCTATCTAGGCAACTCCGGTACGTCCATGCGCCTGCTGTCAGGGTTGCTGGCGGCGCAAAGCTTTGACAGCGTGTTGACCGGCGATGCGTCTTTGTCCAAGCGTCCGATGAATCGCGTGGCCAAGCCGCTGCGAGAAATGGGCGCGGTGATCGAAACCGGGCCGGAAGGGCGCCCGCCGCTGACTATTCGTGGTGGGCAGGGTTTGAAAGGCGTGGCCTATTCGATGCCGATGGCCAGTGCGCAGGTCAAATCCTGCCTGTTGCTGGCGGGTTTGTATGCCGAAGGTAAAACCTCAGTGACTGAGCCTGCGCCGACCCGCGACCATACCGAGCGCATGCTGCGCGGGTTTGGTTATCCGGTGGCGGTGGAGGGCGCGACGGCGTCGGTGGAGTCCGGGCATGCGCTGACCGCTACCCATATAGAAGTGCCGGGGGATATTTCTTCGTCGGCGTTTTTCCTGGTGGCGGCGTCAATTGCCGAGGGTTCCGAGCTGTTGCTGGAGCATGTCGGCGTCAACCCGACCCGCACGGGGGTGATTGATATCCTGCGGCTGATGGGCGCGGACATCACCTTGGAAAACCCACGCGAAGTGGGCGGCGAGCCGGTTGCTGACCTGCGGGTGCGCTCGGCGCCGCTGCAGGGTATCGATATTCCCGAAGCGCTGGTGCCTTTGGCGATTGATGAGTTCCCGGTGCTGTTTGTCGCGGCGGCCTGTGCGCAAGGGCGCACCGTGCTGCGTGGGGCGCAGGAGCTGCGCGTGAAGGAGTCCGACCGTATCCAGGTGATGGCCGACGGTCTGCAGGCGTTGGGTGTGAAGTGTGAACCAACCCCTGATGGGATTATCATTGATGGTGGCCTGATCGGCGGCGGCGAAGTGCATGCCCACGGTGATCATCGGATCGCCATGGCGTTCAGTGTGGCGTCCCTGCGGACGGCTGCACCGATTCGTATCCGTGACTGCGCCAACGTTGCTACGTCTTTTCCGAATTTTCTTACACTGTGTGCCCAAGTCGGCATCCGTGTTGCCCAAGAGGCTCAATTGTGA
- the cmk gene encoding (d)CMP kinase, with protein sequence MNIKAPVITIDGPSGSGKGTIAGILAKRLGWCLLDSGALYRLLAFAARNHGVDLTNEESLKLLAAHLDVQFVGATEGHPQRIILEGDDVTDDLRNEQVGSWASQVAALPAVRDALLQRQRAFQEPPGLVADGRDMGTVVFPEAPLKIFLTASAEERARRRYLQLKGKVDGVSLSSLLDEIRARDERDTQRAVAPLKPAADAIQLDSTELSIEQVLERILSEIAIRDIAG encoded by the coding sequence GTGAATATCAAAGCACCGGTGATTACCATCGACGGGCCAAGCGGCTCGGGCAAAGGCACGATCGCCGGCATCCTGGCCAAGCGCCTGGGCTGGTGCCTGCTGGATTCCGGCGCGCTGTACCGCCTGCTGGCCTTCGCCGCACGCAACCATGGCGTCGACCTGACCAACGAAGAATCCCTGAAGCTGCTGGCGGCGCACCTCGATGTGCAGTTCGTCGGGGCGACGGAAGGTCATCCCCAGCGCATCATCCTCGAAGGTGATGATGTAACTGATGACCTGCGCAACGAACAAGTCGGCTCCTGGGCTTCCCAGGTTGCCGCGCTGCCGGCCGTGCGTGACGCTTTGCTGCAGCGTCAGCGGGCATTTCAGGAGCCGCCGGGCCTGGTCGCCGACGGTCGAGACATGGGCACCGTGGTGTTTCCCGAGGCGCCGCTGAAGATTTTCCTCACGGCCAGCGCCGAGGAGAGGGCTCGCCGCCGCTACTTGCAGTTGAAGGGCAAAGTCGATGGTGTTAGTCTGTCGAGTCTGCTAGATGAGATCCGTGCACGCGATGAGCGTGATACACAGCGCGCAGTAGCCCCGCTTAAACCGGCGGCTGATGCCATACAGCTGGATTCCACGGAGTTGTCCATCGAGCAGGTGCTGGAACGCATCTTGAGTGAAATCGCCATTCGCGATATCGCCGGGTGA
- the rpsA gene encoding 30S ribosomal protein S1 — MSESFAELFEESLKTLNLQAGSIITGVIVDIDYQARWVTVHAGLKSEALIPLEQFYNDAGDLTINVGDEVHVALDSVEDGFGETKLSREKAKRAECWIVLEAAFAAEEVVKGVINGKVKGGFTVDVNGIRAFLPGSLVDVRPVRDTTHLEGKELEFKVIKLDQKRNNVVVSRRSVLEAENSAEREALLESLQEGQQVKGIVKNLTDYGAFVDLGGVDGLLHITDMAWKRIKHPSEIVNVGDEIDVKVLKYDRERNRVSLGLKQLGEDPWVAIKARYPESTRVTARVTNLTDYGCFAELEEGVEGLVHVSEMDWTNKNIHPSKVVQVGDEVEVMVLDIDEERRRISLGIKQCKSNPWEDFSGQFNKGDKISGTIKSITDFGIFIGLDGGIDGLVHLSDISWNEVGEEAVRRFKKGDELDTVILSVDPERERISLGIKQLESDPFSEYVQENDKGAIVKGTVKEVDAKGAIIVLADDIEATLKASEISRDRVEDARNVLKEGQEVEAKIISVDRKSRVIQLSIKSKDEVEEKEAIQSLRDKPVSSDTPVDTTLGALLRAQMEKQN; from the coding sequence ATGAGCGAAAGCTTTGCGGAACTCTTTGAAGAAAGCCTAAAAACCCTGAACCTTCAGGCAGGCTCCATCATCACCGGTGTTATCGTTGATATCGATTACCAAGCTCGCTGGGTAACCGTTCACGCTGGTCTGAAGTCTGAAGCTCTGATCCCGCTGGAACAGTTCTACAACGATGCTGGTGACCTGACTATCAATGTCGGTGACGAAGTTCACGTTGCTCTGGACTCGGTTGAAGACGGTTTCGGTGAAACCAAGCTGTCCCGTGAAAAAGCCAAGCGCGCTGAATGCTGGATTGTTCTCGAAGCAGCCTTCGCAGCTGAAGAAGTGGTCAAGGGCGTTATCAACGGTAAGGTTAAAGGCGGCTTCACTGTCGACGTTAACGGCATCCGTGCGTTCCTGCCAGGTTCTTTGGTCGACGTTCGTCCTGTGCGCGACACCACGCACCTGGAAGGCAAAGAACTCGAATTCAAGGTCATCAAACTCGACCAGAAGCGCAACAACGTTGTCGTTTCCCGTCGCAGCGTCCTGGAAGCAGAGAACTCCGCCGAGCGTGAAGCTCTGCTGGAATCCCTGCAGGAAGGCCAACAAGTCAAAGGTATCGTCAAGAACCTCACCGATTACGGCGCATTCGTCGATCTGGGTGGCGTCGATGGCCTGCTGCACATTACCGACATGGCTTGGAAGCGTATCAAGCATCCTTCCGAAATCGTCAACGTTGGCGACGAGATCGATGTAAAGGTTCTGAAGTACGATCGTGAGCGTAACCGCGTTTCCCTGGGCTTGAAGCAGCTGGGCGAAGATCCATGGGTTGCTATCAAAGCTCGTTACCCAGAAAGCACTCGCGTAACCGCGCGTGTTACCAACCTGACCGACTACGGCTGCTTCGCAGAGCTGGAAGAAGGCGTGGAAGGCCTGGTACACGTTTCCGAAATGGACTGGACCAACAAAAACATCCACCCTTCGAAAGTCGTACAAGTCGGCGACGAAGTGGAAGTTATGGTTCTGGACATCGACGAAGAGCGTCGTCGTATCTCCCTGGGCATCAAGCAGTGCAAATCTAACCCATGGGAAGATTTCTCTGGCCAGTTCAACAAGGGCGATAAAATCTCCGGCACCATCAAGTCGATCACCGATTTCGGTATCTTCATTGGTCTGGACGGCGGCATCGACGGCCTGGTTCACCTGTCCGACATCTCCTGGAACGAAGTTGGCGAAGAAGCTGTTCGTCGTTTCAAGAAGGGCGACGAGCTGGACACCGTTATCCTGTCGGTTGACCCAGAGCGCGAGCGCATCTCCCTGGGCATCAAGCAACTGGAAAGCGATCCGTTCTCCGAGTACGTTCAAGAGAACGACAAAGGCGCCATCGTTAAAGGCACTGTGAAAGAAGTTGACGCCAAAGGCGCCATCATCGTTCTGGCCGACGATATCGAAGCGACTCTGAAAGCCTCCGAAATCAGCCGTGACCGCGTTGAAGACGCGCGCAACGTTCTGAAAGAAGGCCAGGAAGTAGAAGCCAAGATCATCAGCGTTGACCGCAAGAGCCGCGTAATCCAACTCTCCATCAAGTCGAAAGACGAAGTTGAAGAGAAAGAAGCTATCCAGAGCCTGCGCGACAAGCCAGTCTCCTCGGATACCCCAGTTGACACCACTCTCGGTGCTCTGCTGCGTGCGCAAATGGAAAAACAGAACTAA
- the ihfB gene encoding integration host factor subunit beta, producing MTKSELIERIVTHQGLLSSKDVELAIKTMLEQMSQCLATGDRIEIRGFGSFSLHYRAPRVGRNPKTGQSVSLDGKFVPHFKPGKELRDRVNEDEEEDV from the coding sequence ATGACGAAGTCGGAGTTGATCGAACGAATTGTCACCCATCAAGGGCTGCTCTCATCCAAGGATGTGGAGCTGGCCATCAAGACCATGCTCGAACAAATGTCCCAGTGCCTGGCAACGGGGGATCGGATTGAGATCCGTGGGTTTGGTAGCTTTTCGTTGCACTACCGTGCACCGAGGGTTGGACGGAATCCGAAGACTGGGCAGTCGGTGAGTCTGGATGGGAAGTTTGTGCCTCATTTCAAGCCGGGGAAGGAGTTGCGGGATCGGGTGAATGAGGATGAGGAGGAAGACGTCTGA